In Gemmata obscuriglobus, a single genomic region encodes these proteins:
- a CDS encoding HEAT repeat domain-containing protein has protein sequence MFAARIVGVCVLVAFVALTNGAARADDKDPVYEGKKFSQWVSTVQNDKSARQRALAVDALSKIWLLEPRTDAISHITATLRTDPSAAVRAQCAIVLAGLRENDMERHGAKPLIEVLRTEKESRVRKEIIAAMSKYPAVCAAGVESLIAVLKDAEPGVRVQAAEALALAGAKANSAAGPLAELLKDGEKPVRVAAVYALGRIAPEAGTTIAEALAAMLATEKEADIKREVLASLGLLGEKSGPVVTALTAALADKDDDVRRGAARTLGTLGTAAAGATDELFKVLTTDPTKDIRVDAVRAFGSALGPNGVKARLADLRPLLDPKKQPDYEVRLALIEEVAALGYEHLGADLLSTDKAVKAAAEETLRALRLRLADPQVKVREAAGIAVRKIEKKPEPKKEPAPKKEP, from the coding sequence ATGTTCGCCGCACGAATCGTTGGTGTGTGTGTGCTCGTTGCCTTTGTGGCACTAACCAATGGGGCGGCGCGGGCCGACGACAAGGACCCGGTGTACGAGGGGAAGAAGTTCTCGCAGTGGGTCAGCACGGTGCAGAACGACAAGTCCGCGCGGCAGCGGGCACTGGCGGTCGACGCGCTGAGCAAGATCTGGCTGCTCGAGCCGAGGACCGACGCCATCAGCCACATCACCGCGACGCTGCGCACCGACCCGAGTGCGGCCGTTCGCGCCCAGTGCGCGATCGTGCTCGCCGGGCTCCGCGAGAACGATATGGAGCGGCACGGGGCCAAGCCGCTCATCGAGGTGCTCCGGACCGAGAAAGAGTCGCGCGTCCGCAAGGAGATTATCGCCGCAATGTCCAAGTACCCGGCGGTGTGCGCCGCGGGTGTCGAGTCGCTCATCGCGGTTCTGAAAGACGCCGAGCCAGGCGTGCGCGTCCAGGCCGCCGAGGCGCTGGCCCTGGCTGGTGCGAAGGCCAACTCCGCGGCCGGGCCGCTCGCCGAACTCCTGAAGGACGGCGAGAAGCCGGTGCGCGTCGCGGCCGTTTACGCGCTCGGTCGAATCGCCCCTGAAGCGGGCACCACGATCGCGGAGGCACTTGCCGCGATGCTGGCCACCGAGAAGGAAGCCGACATCAAGCGTGAGGTGCTCGCGTCGCTGGGACTGCTGGGAGAGAAGTCCGGACCGGTTGTAACGGCTCTCACGGCGGCGCTCGCGGACAAGGACGACGACGTGCGGCGCGGCGCGGCCCGCACACTGGGTACGCTCGGCACCGCTGCCGCTGGTGCGACGGACGAACTGTTCAAAGTGCTGACCACCGACCCCACCAAGGATATTCGCGTGGACGCGGTGCGGGCGTTCGGCTCGGCGTTGGGGCCGAACGGGGTGAAAGCGCGGCTCGCGGACCTCCGCCCACTGCTCGACCCCAAAAAGCAACCGGATTACGAGGTCCGGCTCGCGCTGATCGAGGAGGTCGCGGCGCTCGGGTACGAGCACCTCGGGGCCGATTTGCTGTCGACGGACAAGGCCGTGAAGGCCGCGGCCGAGGAGACGCTCCGGGCGCTGCGGTTGCGCCTCGCCGATCCGCAGGTCAAGGTCCGCGAGGCGGCCGGAATCGCGGTGCGCAAGATCGAAAAGAAGCCCGAGCCCAAGAAGGAGCCCGCGCCGAAGAAGGAGCCGTGA